A window of Paenibacillus phoenicis genomic DNA:
GGCTTACCGCAGCTATAAGCTGCTTTAACCATCGCGGAACCGCCGGTAGCCAGAATGCAAGCGACATCCGGGTGATTCATCAGCGCGTTCGTGCGGTCCATGGATGGATTTTCGATCCATTGGATACAGTCCGCAGGTGCCCCGTGTTTAACAGCGGCTTCAAGCAATATTTTAGCGGCTTCCGTGCTGCAGGCTTGCGCGGATGGATGGAAGCCGAAGATGATCGGGTTGCGAGTTTTGATGGCGATCAGAGATTTAAAGATGGTGGTCGACGTTGGGTTCGTGACCGGGGTAATCCCCATGATGATCCCAACCGGCTCGGCGATTTTTTGGAAGCTCTCGTAAGGATTGTCTTCGATGACGCCTACTGTTTTTTGGTACTTAATGCTGTTCCAGATATACTCGGTTGCAAACATGTTCTTGATGATTTTATCTTCGTATACGCCGCGTCCCGTTTCCTCGATCGCCATTTTCGCCAGATGCATATGCTTGTCGAGCCCAGCCAAAGCCATCGCTTGCACGATCTTATCGATCTGCTCCTGATCCATGCTCATGAATGCTTCGGAAGCTTTCTTGGCTTTGTCGATCAACGTTTGAATATACTCTTGCGCGGTTGGCTGAGCCTTAGCAGCTACTTCGTTTTTAACAGCCATCTCTCTCATCCTCCTAAATTTTGATTTAGGGATTGCTTGCAGATGGTGGTCCTAAATCTTATTTGTGAAAAAATTCACTTGCAAGCGAATCCTTATGAAGCTTGTGCGCTTCTCTTTATGTCTTGATCATAGCACAGGCTTTTGATTTTGTATAGTGAAATTTTTCACATACTTTAAAAAAGTTGAAAGTTTTCACTTGTCACGATAAGTTTTTCATATATACTTTACATTGTGTACATAGTATCACCTTTAAATACTTACCGATCGCCAGTTTATTATTTTGCACCGTTTTTAGCGAGAACGTACTGTTCGACATAGTGAAATTTCTCACAATGTTCACTTTTTCGGGCTTTACAGCCCCCAAAAACTAAAAAAAACGGGTTATAATTAATTTAAAATTTTCAGAAAAATTTGGAGCACAAAGGGGAAATCGATGATGAGTGAAATTGTTAATGCCACCCTGCCCCGCGGCAATACGAGCTGTTTTTCAGAGCAAAACTTCAATCGCCTTCTCGTTACGATGAAAGACAAATCTTATCCCGAGGGGACACATTTGTTCTGGGAAGGTGACTATTCCGATAAACTGTTCTACATCAAGCGCGGCCGTGTGAAGTTGACGAAATCGACGGATGAGGGCAAAGAATTGATCCTCTACATGTATGGTGTCGGCGATATGGTTGGGCAAGCCGATCCGTTCTTCAGCTCGAAGCATAGCTTTACCGCCGAAGTCATCGAAGACTGTGAAATCGGCATTATCGAGCAGAAGGACCTGGAAATCATGATCTGTCAGCATTGCGATTTCGCCATCGATTTCATGAAATGGATGGGCATCCATCACCGTTTGACGCAAACCAAATTCCGCGATCTGATGATGTACGGCAAACCGGGCGCTTTGTGCTCGACCTTGATTCGCTTGAGCAATACGTACGGTGAGCCGCACGGAGACGCCATTCTGATCAATAAGAAGATCACCCATACTGACTTGTCCAACATGATCGGGGCAACGCGCGAAAGCGTCAACCGGATGCTGAGCGACCTGCGCAAGAAGGATGCGCTGGACTATGAGAACGGGATGATCGTGATCAAAGATCTGGTCATGCTGCAAGATATTTGCCACTGCGAGCTGTGCCCGAACGAAATCTGCCGCATTTAACCGCCTAGTACTCCCCCCATATTCGGCGTTAGTTCCGGTGTATTGAACCGTCCCATGATTGGAGGGCGGTTTTTTTGCTTTCTTCCCATCGCGTAAAAAAATCCCCCAATCCTCTTCGCTACCCAATGAGGTTGGGGGATACATATGTGGTTATGAGCCCTATGCTTTCTTGCGCATGGGGGAAATGAACCAATATGCCATTGCGACGAATACCGCACCGCCCCCAAATCAAACTTGCCTCATGCTTCAAAAATAGCGCGGCGACCTTCCGATCACCGCGCTGTCGATAGCCGCACTACGCTTGCTGCAAAGCAGCAGCGGCAATGTAGACCTGTTCGTCCTCCACCTTGACCGGGAACATCGTGACCTGCCCGGTATCCGGTGCTTGAACGAGCCCGGTGGTCAGGTCGATTTTCCAATCATACAACGGATCATACAGATAATGACCCGATACGATCCCCTCGGCCAGCGGTCCGCCCTTTGGATGCGGATTTTGGTTCAGCGCCGCAAAAATCCGGCCATCCGATGTTCGGAACACGGCAATTTGCAGGCCGGCCACTTCCACGACACGCCCGATTTGCAGCAGAAAATCCTCCAAGGCACCAACAGGATAAAACGTTTCGCCCTTACTCTCCATACTCATGCACCATGACCCCTTTCTCTAGGACGCTGTATTACAGCTGGCTGCTCACTTCTAACGAGTGATACAATTTGCCAAGCTGTTCGTTGTCGTTCAGCACTTTTTTCCATGGATCGGATACTTGCTTCAAAGCAAATTCAATCCGTTCCATCAGCGCTTTGCGGTTCTTCACATCGTCAACGATAACCGAGCGGATATGCTCAAGGCCCATCCGTTCCACCCATTCCGACGTTCTCTCCAGGTAGTTGCCGGTTTCACGGTAGTACTGCATCAGCGCGCCGCACACTTCAATCAATTCCTCATCGGTTTTCACCTTGCACAGCGAGTCCGCCAAGCGCGGCTTGATCCCGCCGTTGCCGCCAATGAAAACCTCCCAACCGCCGTCATTGCCAACGATCCCGATATCTTTGGTGCACGACTCGGCGCAGTTACGCGGGCAGCCGTTAACCGCCATCTTAAATTTCGCCGGGAAGTCCAGCCGCTCGAATTTGCGCTCCAGCAGCGCGCCCATACCCATTGAATCCTGGGTGCCAAAACGGCAGAACTGCGAACCAACGCAGGTCTTTACTGTGCGCAACGATTTGGCATAAGCATAACCTGACGGCATATCCAGCTCTGCCCACACCTTCGGCAGGTCCTCTTTCTTCACGCCGATCAAATCCAGCCGTTGTCCGCCCGTGACCTTGACCACCTTGACATTGTATTTCAACGAAACATCGGCGATTTTCTTCAGATCTTCCGGCGTTGTGACGCCGCCGTACATCCGCGGCACCACGGTATACGTGCCGTCCTTTTGAATGTTGGCATTCATCCGTTCGTTGACGAAACGCGAAGCTTTTTCATCTTCATGGGTATCCGGGTAGATCATGCCTAGATAGTAGTTAATCGCCGGCCGACACTTCGAACAGCCTTCCGGCTGCGTCCATCCGAGCACATTCATCACTTCTTTGGTTGTCTGCAGCCCTTTCGCTTTAATCTCGGCAACGATCTCGTCCCGGCTAAGCGTAGTGCAGCTGCAAATCCCCTGTTTCGCCGATTGGGTAAAGCCATCGCCAAGCACATATTGCAGGATCTGCTCGACGACCGGTTTACAGCCGCCGCAAGATCGAGTCGCTCCGGTGCTCGCTTTAATTTCGTCGACCGTCGTCATCCCTTGATTTACGATGCAGTCCACGATCGTGCCTTTCGTCACCCCGTTACAGCCGCAGACGATTTCCTCATCGCTCATCGTTTCGACCGATGCCTTCTTCTTGGTGCCGCCGCAGCAGCCCCCGCCCATCAGCGATTCGTACAACTCATCGGTCATCTCCGCGCCTTGCTTAATCAGCTTCTGCAGCTCAGCCGAATCTGTGATATCCCCGAACAGCACTGCCCCAACCAGCTTGCCGTCCTTCAGCAAAATTTTCTTATAGGTGCGTTTCCACTCGTCCTTGCTGACGATCACTGTATGCTCCGGTCCATCGATAAATTCACCGGTGGAGAATACATCCACGCCGGAAATTTTGAGCTTGGTCGATACGACCGAACCCTCATAAGGCGCGGTATCCACGCCGCTGATATGCTTCGCCAACACCATCCCCTGCTCGAACAAAGGCGCAACCAGACCGTAACAAACCCCGCGGTGCTCCGTACATTCCCCCACAGAATACACACCTTCAAGCGAGGTTTGCAGATAGTCGTTCACGACGATCCCACGGTTCACTTCGATGCCGCTGGCTTTAGCAACCGCAACATTAGGTCGGATTCCCACAGCCATAACGACGAATTCCGCCTCCAGCTCCGTCCCGTCGGCAAAGCGCAGGCCGCGAACCCGATGGTCGCCAAACAGCTCCGTCGTTTGTGCGCCCATCTTAAATTTGATCCCTTGCCGCTCCAACTCTGCTTTCAACATGCTCGCTGCCTGATGGTCTAACTGGCGTTCCATCAGATCTTCCATCAAATGTACAACCGTCACGTCCATCCCCAGTTGCACAAGGCCTTTGGCCGCTTCCAATCCCAACAGTCCACCGCCAATGACGGCCGCCTTCTTGTAGGTCTTCGCCGCCTCCAACATTTGCTTGCAGTCCGCGATGTCACGGAAGCCAACGACCCCTTCCTTATCGCTGCCTGGAATCGGCAAGATCAGCGAATTGGAGCCCGTTGCGATCAGCACTTTATCGTACGGGACGCGCAACCCATTATCGGCGACGACCTCTTTGGCTTCGGCATCAATCCGTTCCACTGCAGTTCCGACATGCAGGGTGATCCCGTTCTCTTTGTACCAGTTCAAATCGTTCAGCACGATATCGTCCAGCGTTTTGCTGCCTTCCAGCACATATGACAGCATAATTCGATTGTAGTTCGGATGCGGCTCGCTTCCGAATACCGTAATGTCAAATTTCGTAGTCAACTTCAGGATTTGCTCTACCGTGCTGATTCCGGCCATTCCGTTACCGATAACAACTAGTTTCTCTCGTTCCATTCCCATATCTTTAGAATGCCTCCTCCAATAAACACCTGGGTCTCATGCAACTTGGCGATAGTTAAAATTTGAAGTGCTCCCATGCTCCCAGTATACTTTTCAAATAAGGAGGACTTTGTGATTCCATTCACATTAATTGTGAAAATTTTAACATACTTTTGTCATAACTTTTTCAATGTTCTGTAAAAAAATCCGCTCTCCCGGATGATCACCAGGATTACGGATCTCTAAGTTACATCGTACTTCTATTGCGTCGTCAAGGTAATCTCCACGTAGTCTTGCGGCTTTAATCTCATATCCAGGCCATTATCCAGCAGCTTCTTCCCATTCACTTTCAGGATCCATTGCTCGTCCTGCTTAGGGGTATAGCCGCCGACGGAGATAATTGATTTATGGTTAGGGTTAAACTGTACCAATCCACTGTGCTTCAGGAGATCTCGAACGGTGGTGTTATCACTGTATTTATGGACAAAATATTGCTTCTGACTGCCCCCGTCGATAATCAACAGCAAGGACGCCAGCGGCGAGATCGCTTCATAGCTGTCCACCGTCTTGACGTAAACCAGCAGCTTGTCACCCATTTGCAGCTCCTGATCCCAGTTGGTAGAGGCCAGCTCCTTATCATTTAGCCGGGTCCCCCATTCCAACGCCGAATCCAGCGACACCTCCCCCACCGATTGAATGGCGGACTGGTCCTCTGTAAATTTGACAATCCCGCTGCTTGCCAAGGCATGACGTACCGTTAACCCGTCGATATAATCAAAATGCAGGTTACGCGTCACATCAGGGATAAAGGTGCCTCCATCAATCATTAATGTGATATCGTGGGGGTGTTCTACTTCTGTTGTCTGCGTCTCCGCTGGTGTCGGTTGATCCATAATCTGGCCGCGGGCGCACGCCGACGCGATTATGATTATAGTCAGTCCTGCCATACATCCAACGAACCATCGCCATCTGTTAAACATAGCCGCCCTGCCTTTCTCCTCATCATTTTCCCAACTTCGGCCAGATCGTATTCCTTCTTCTTAAGCATACCGGACAAAGTGCAGGTTCTCAAATTTCAGGCTCCCTGATGGATATTGGCAAAAATAAAAAGGCCCCCGTCATCGGAGGCCTGTTGTATGTTCAGATGTCTTACTTAAGTACGTCGTGATCAACGTAGCGTTCGCCGTTCATTTCGCTGATCAACTCAATCGCTACCTTCGCGCCGTCGCCGGCGGTAATGATCGTATGCACGCTTACCCCGGCAACTGTTCCCGCTGCCCATACGCGCGGAATGCTCGTACGGCCTTGGCCATCCGTAGCAATCACCGTCTTAATTCGAGGTTCGCGGCCTTCCTTCAACTCCAAGCCGATAGCGCTTGCAAGGTCGGTTAACGCGCCGGTGGCCAATATGATATGAGACGCTTCATAACTGCGGCCGGATTCGGTCTTCACCGTAACCGTTGAACCACCGTTCGTATCGATGTCAGTTACTTTCTCTTCAATGAACTTCGCGCCGAATTTCTCCGCTTGCTCCCGGCCGATCTTCAGCAAATCGGGTCCGGAAATGTCCTTCGCACCGTAATGATTCTCGATCCATGCCCGCTTGGTCATGCTGGTGTTGCTGTCCAGAACGAGCGTTTCTTTACCGGCCTTCGCCAAGAAAAGTGCTGCACTGGCTCCTGCAGGTCCTGCTCCAATAACAATTACATCAGCCACACGTACACCTACTTTCTATTATATTCCATGCCGCCCGCTCGCCGGTAACGGCATGTTTGTTGTTTACTTAATCCACTCTTCCGCCCAGGACTGCACTTGTTCCATAACGGGACGAAGCGCCCGGCCTTTCTCCGTTAATTCATATTCAATCCGAACCGGCGTCTCGGGATAGACATGGCGAACCAGGATTCCTTCACATTCCAGATCCTTCATCCGCTCGGATAACATTTTATCGCTCATGGAAGGAATCTGATTGGAAATATCCTTGAATCGCTTGGGACCGCTCATCAGCGTTTTGATGATCAGACCGTTCCAACGTTTGCCTAAAAACGAAAATGCCGATTCAAACCGCGGACACATCGCCTGGGAATGCTCATCCATAAAATTCACCTCGTTATCATCGCCGACCTAAAGGCTGAAAGCTTACAATTTGTTAGTATATATCATAATAGCATATTTATCGAAGGAAAGTAAGGGGGATGACCGATCATTTAAAAAAACGACCGCCCAGGCGGCGGCCGCTAATATAGTATATTACGTTGGTTGTAACTTATACCCACCACATTTCGGCGGCAGAATCCTCCACCAGCACCTGCTGAAGGTTGCGTACCGCCTTCGTAAACCCTTCGTCGATCGACATCAGGCCGTCTTCATGCTCGATGCTGACGACATAGTCGTAGCCGTACAAGCGAAGGGCGCTGATGATGTCCGCCCAGGTTTTCAAATCATGGCCATAACCAACCGTACGGAACTGCCAAGCCCGGTTCTGCATCATGGTATAAGGCTGCATATCCGTAAGTCCGTAACGGTTCACGTTCACCGGATCAATCGTCGTGTCCTTGGCGTGGAAATGGTGAATCGCACCAGCCCGGCCAAGGATCGAAATCGCCTGCACCGGATCAATCCCCTGCCACCACATATGGCTCGGGTCCAAATTGGCGCCGATAGCTTCCCCGGCCGCTTCGCGCAGGCGAAGCAGCGTGGCCGGCGTATGCACGGAGAAACCGCCGTGCAGCTCCAAACCGATTTTCACATGATGCTCTGCGGCATAACGGCCCATTTCCGACCAGTACGGAATCACCTTATTGTTCCACTGCCAATCGAGGATTTCCTGGTAATCGTTCGGCCACGGTGCGACCGGCCAATTCGGGTATTTCGCATCCTCATGATCACCGGGACAGCCGGAAAACGTATTAACAACCGGCACCTCCAGCAGTTCAGCCAATTGGACGGTCTTGACGAAGGCGTCATGGAACTCTTGCGCCACCGCCTTTTGCGGATGCAGAGGATTTCCGTGGCAGCTCAGCGCACTGATCGTTAATCCGCGCGATTCCACCGCCCGCTTGAACTCCTCCCGCGCTTGTTTATTCTCCAGCAGTACATCGGGATTACAATGCGCGTTGCCAGGATAACCGCCAGTCCCGATCTCTACGGCTTTTAACCCCTGGGCGGCTGCCTTATCCAACGCCTGCTCCAACGGGAGCCCTCCGAACAATACGAGAAATACGCCTAATTTCATTCCCGGTTCCCTCCCGTGATTAATCAAAATAAACGGTCTTACCTGTTCTCGCCGACTCGTAAATCGCTTCCAAAATTTCCGTGACGACCAGCGCTTGCTCCGGCTTCACCAGCGGTTCCTTATCCTCGAGAATCGCCTGCACCCAAGCTCTTGCTTCACGCGTTGCCTCGGTTTCCTGTTTGCCCTCAAAGAAGGCAACGCCGCCCGAACCCAAATCAATCTTCGTTTCATACAGGCGACTCATTTTCTCGCCGTTGATGCGCAGGCCGTTGGTCATGTCCGCGCCGCCTTCCGTCCCGCACAGCAGCGTCTTCGCTTCGCCGATATCCACGATGTTCAGCGCCCAGCTCGATTCAAGAATGATCGTCGCGCCGTTCTTCATCGTAATGAAGCCAAATGCAGAGTCCTCCACTTTAAATTCCTCCGGATTCCAAGGCCCAAACGCATTTGCTGCATTCTCGCGGCTGCCGAGTTTATGGAAGACGGAACCGGTGACGCTCTTCGGCTCGTAGTTGTTCATCAGCCACAAGGTCAGGTCCAGGGCATGGGTCCCGATATCGATCAACGGACCGCCGCCTTGCTTCTCCTCGTCGAGGAAGACGCCCCATGTTGGCACTGCCCGGCGACGAAGCGCCAGCGCCTTGCCAAGATAAATGTCGCCGAGCTCACCTTTTTCGCAAATCTCCTTCAAATACAAGCTGTCGCTGCGGAACCGGTTTTGGTAGGCGATTGTCAGCTTCTTGCCCGTACGCTTCGCTGCATCCAGCATTTGACGAGCCTGCTCTGCCGTCTTAGCCATCGGCTTCTCACACATGACATGGCGACCGGATTCCAACGAAGCAATCGTAATTTCGGCGTGGGAATCGTTTGGCGTGCACACATGCACAACTTCAGCATCGCTTTCCTCTAACAGCTGGCGATAATCGGTATACACCTTGGCGTTCTCCCCGCCGTATTGCGCTGCGGCTTTGGCTGCGCGCTCCTCGATAATATCGCAAAATGCGACCATCTCCACCTCAGGCTGCTGGGCCAGGCTTGGCAAATGTTTTCCGTTCGCAATCCCGCCGCAGCCGATAATGGCTACTTTCAACGTTTTAGACATGAAGTTTACCTCCTTTTTGCGCATAGTCACGTACCCATTCCATGCTTGTCTGAATGCTCGTGAGCGAATCTCCGGCGCAATGATCCTGCTCGACGATTAACCATTCCACCCCCGCAGCAATCGCAGCATCGCCGATTTCCGTGATGGCAATCTCCCCGCGGCCAAGCTCAACCGTATCCGGCGAACCGTCCGCCTTCTTGACCACGTCCTTCCAGTGCACCAGCGGAAGCCGCCCCGTATATGTAGCGATATAATCCAGCGGATTCGCTCCAGCAAAGGCGACCCAGCAGGAATCAAGCTCAACCTGCAACAGGTGTTCAGGCACTTGCTCGTAGATGGCGTCAAGCACCGGCTTGCCGTCGTGCTGTAACGTCAGCTCAAAATCATGATTATGATAGCAAAGCACCAAATCTTCCTCTTTGCACTTTTCACCGAATTTTTTCAAATCTTCGATGATTTCCGACCAACGGTTGCGGTCTTCCTCTGCCAAATAAGGAACGATGATATAGCGGCTGCCAATCGCTTTATTAAACGCCAATTCCTCGTCGATCGCTTCCTTCAACCGGGTATATGGGGTATGCGCACCAATCGCCGTTAATCCCGTCTCCCGCAAAATCTCCTGTACTTGCTCTGCCGTGCGCCCGTAAAATCCGGCAAACTCGACCCCTTGATAGCCAAGCTCTGCCACTTTGCGCAAAGTTCCTTCAAAATCCCGTTCCAAATGATCTCTTACCGTATACAACTGCAAACCAAGCTTCGTCATGATTTCATTCTCCTCTTCATCATAGTAAGTCCGATTAGAGCTCTACAGGGCTCAACAGGATATGCCGACCTTCCTTCGAGGACCGGGCAACCGCATGCATCGCCTCCAGGACATGATAAGCCAGTTTGCCGCTGGCTCGATGCTCCCGGCCTTCCTGTATCGCTTGCACCATTTCCTCAATACCGCGTCCCCGCTCGTTATCTCCGCTGGCAAACACCGGCGGCAGCGTCTCCCAAGTCTCTTCCCCGGCCCGACGCAGCTTCACCTCACCGGTAAACCAGTTCGGATCAGGGACTTCCAGCGTACCTTCGGTGCCGTAAATCTCAATCCGCGGCAGCATGCTGCCGCCCCGCACGTCAAAGCTGGTCACCAGCGTACCGATCGCCCCTCCCACAAAATCCAGCGTTGCGCTGTAATGGGTTGGCGTATGAACGGGAATCGGGGTGCCCGCTTTGGGACCGGACCCGATCGTCCGCTCCGGAATCTGGCTTCCCGCCGAACCGCTGATCCGGCGAATCGGTCCAAGTAATTGGACCAGCGCCGTCAGATAGTACGGCCCCATGTCGAACATCGGCCCGCCGCCTTCTGCATAGAAGAACTCCGGATTCGGATGCCAGCTCTCCGGCCCGCCGCTTACCATAAACGCGCTGGCTGCCACCGGACGGCCGATCAGCCCGTCTTGAATCGCCTTGCGGGCCGTTTCCAGTCCGGCGCCAAGGAAGGTATCGGGGGCACAGCCGACGCGAAGATGGCGTGCAGCGGCCAGCTCCAGCATTCGACTGGCATCCTCCAAGTGGATGGCCAGCGGCTTCTCCACGTAGACATGCTTGCCGTGCTCCAGAGCCGCAATGTTAATCGCCGCATGGGACGAAGGCACCGTGAGATTCAGAATCAGGTCGATCTTAGGATGCCGCAACATTTCTTCAACTGTGAATACGTTTTCAATTCCGAATTCCTCGGCCCGCTCGCGCGCCTTCTCCGGAAACTGGTCGGCCAGCGCCACAACCTTCAGCCTGTCGCTCTTCGCCAAATGACGGAGGTAAGCCGGACTGATGTTGCCGCAGCCGATAATGCCAATCTGGATGTCTGTCATTTTGGTCACTCCTGCCAAGCAGATGTTTGTCAATTTGATGCGCTACCCATGTACCATGGTATTTCAAATTGCTCCAATGTAAAATGAATAATATGATTGAAACATGAACAATCTGGTCATTTTTTTCGAGAACCCTGTGGAGGACACCGATGAACAAAGAGGTAAACCTGCAAATTTTACATGCCGGCTATTCGTTGCACCGCAAGCCGTTCCACACGACCCAGCCGAACGGGCACGAAAATTATCTGATCCGCCTGCAGACGTTAGGCAAATGCCGTACGCGGTTAAACGGGCGGCTGGAGTTGCTTGAGCCTGGGGATTTGCTGCTGTTTGCCCCCGGGGACCCTTACGAGCTGAAAATCGAAGCCGAAACGAACGGAACAGGCGAACCGGTGGTTTCCAGCGGAGATTACCATATTTTTTTGTCCGGGGAATGGATCGAGTCCTGGTGGAACCGCCGGCCGCTTCCGCACCGCTTGAAGGTTCCCCTGTCCGAAGGGATGGTTGGGGCCTTCCGGCAGATTATGCTGGAGCAGCGCCGCATCTCCAACCCGATGCCGGAAATCTCCGAGTACTACTTGAAGATTCTGTGCCTGGAGATCGAACGGAATTTGCTCGAGCAGCCGCAGCCCACCTATCCTACCTATCTTGCCCACCGTCTGAAAAATTATATCGAAGAAAACGCCTCCTCCCCATTTAAGCTGGAGGACGCTGCAGCCCACGTCGGCATCAGCGTGTCGCGGGCGGTGCATCTGTTCAAGCAGGCCTTTGGCACCAGCATGATTCAATACACGCTGGAGGTGCGGCTGAACATGGCGCGCGAGCGGATTATTTTCAGCCCTCTGTCGCTGGAGCACGTTGCGGAAAGCTCCGGTTTCCCCAGCTACAACTACTTTCATAAAGTGTTCCGCAAGCGGTTTGGCATGTCGCCTAAGCAGTTTCGTTTATCTGCCCGGGAGAACAACACTTAACTCCGGAGCCAAAAAATCGCAAAAAAACAACGCCGCGACGGGCCAAATGATCAGCCACCTGCGGCGTTGTTTGCATGCGTTTTTCCTTTAACTTCCGTTTGTCTGCGGCATCGCTTTCGCTTGGTGAAGCCGCGCTTTGCGCTTCTTCATGAATTTGCCCAGCAGCACGACAGCGGCGATGATGAGCAGCTCGAAGCCGTATTTAATCCAAGGGCTGGCGAACCAGTCATGAATCAGCGGTTCTTCGACGATCATCTTGGATGCTGTCCAAGCCAGCACGGCTGCCCCAATCGTAATGACGATCGGAAAGCGTTCAGTCAGCTTCAAAATCATCGTGCTGCCCCAAACCATAATCGGTACGGATACGGCCAGACCGATAATGACCAGCATGGTGTCCCCGTGCGCCGCGCCAGCTACCGCAAGCACGTTGTCGAGGCCCATCATGGCATCGGCGATGATGATCGTGCGGATGGCCGCCCACATCTGGTTTCCGGCCTTGATCTCATGACTTTTCTCCTCAATCAGCAGTTTATAAG
This region includes:
- a CDS encoding Gfo/Idh/MocA family protein: MTDIQIGIIGCGNISPAYLRHLAKSDRLKVVALADQFPEKARERAEEFGIENVFTVEEMLRHPKIDLILNLTVPSSHAAINIAALEHGKHVYVEKPLAIHLEDASRMLELAAARHLRVGCAPDTFLGAGLETARKAIQDGLIGRPVAASAFMVSGGPESWHPNPEFFYAEGGGPMFDMGPYYLTALVQLLGPIRRISGSAGSQIPERTIGSGPKAGTPIPVHTPTHYSATLDFVGGAIGTLVTSFDVRGGSMLPRIEIYGTEGTLEVPDPNWFTGEVKLRRAGEETWETLPPVFASGDNERGRGIEEMVQAIQEGREHRASGKLAYHVLEAMHAVARSSKEGRHILLSPVEL
- the nirD gene encoding nitrite reductase small subunit NirD — its product is MSMESKGETFYPVGALEDFLLQIGRVVEVAGLQIAVFRTSDGRIFAALNQNPHPKGGPLAEGIVSGHYLYDPLYDWKIDLTTGLVQAPDTGQVTMFPVKVEDEQVYIAAAALQQA
- a CDS encoding FAD-dependent oxidoreductase; amino-acid sequence: MADVIVIGAGPAGASAALFLAKAGKETLVLDSNTSMTKRAWIENHYGAKDISGPDLLKIGREQAEKFGAKFIEEKVTDIDTNGGSTVTVKTESGRSYEASHIILATGALTDLASAIGLELKEGREPRIKTVIATDGQGRTSIPRVWAAGTVAGVSVHTIITAGDGAKVAIELISEMNGERYVDHDVLK
- a CDS encoding winged helix-turn-helix transcriptional regulator, with amino-acid sequence MDEHSQAMCPRFESAFSFLGKRWNGLIIKTLMSGPKRFKDISNQIPSMSDKMLSERMKDLECEGILVRHVYPETPVRIEYELTEKGRALRPVMEQVQSWAEEWIK
- the nirB gene encoding nitrite reductase large subunit NirB codes for the protein MGMEREKLVVIGNGMAGISTVEQILKLTTKFDITVFGSEPHPNYNRIMLSYVLEGSKTLDDIVLNDLNWYKENGITLHVGTAVERIDAEAKEVVADNGLRVPYDKVLIATGSNSLILPIPGSDKEGVVGFRDIADCKQMLEAAKTYKKAAVIGGGLLGLEAAKGLVQLGMDVTVVHLMEDLMERQLDHQAASMLKAELERQGIKFKMGAQTTELFGDHRVRGLRFADGTELEAEFVVMAVGIRPNVAVAKASGIEVNRGIVVNDYLQTSLEGVYSVGECTEHRGVCYGLVAPLFEQGMVLAKHISGVDTAPYEGSVVSTKLKISGVDVFSTGEFIDGPEHTVIVSKDEWKRTYKKILLKDGKLVGAVLFGDITDSAELQKLIKQGAEMTDELYESLMGGGCCGGTKKKASVETMSDEEIVCGCNGVTKGTIVDCIVNQGMTTVDEIKASTGATRSCGGCKPVVEQILQYVLGDGFTQSAKQGICSCTTLSRDEIVAEIKAKGLQTTKEVMNVLGWTQPEGCSKCRPAINYYLGMIYPDTHEDEKASRFVNERMNANIQKDGTYTVVPRMYGGVTTPEDLKKIADVSLKYNVKVVKVTGGQRLDLIGVKKEDLPKVWAELDMPSGYAYAKSLRTVKTCVGSQFCRFGTQDSMGMGALLERKFERLDFPAKFKMAVNGCPRNCAESCTKDIGIVGNDGGWEVFIGGNGGIKPRLADSLCKVKTDEELIEVCGALMQYYRETGNYLERTSEWVERMGLEHIRSVIVDDVKNRKALMERIEFALKQVSDPWKKVLNDNEQLGKLYHSLEVSSQL
- a CDS encoding Crp/Fnr family transcriptional regulator, producing MSEIVNATLPRGNTSCFSEQNFNRLLVTMKDKSYPEGTHLFWEGDYSDKLFYIKRGRVKLTKSTDEGKELILYMYGVGDMVGQADPFFSSKHSFTAEVIEDCEIGIIEQKDLEIMICQHCDFAIDFMKWMGIHHRLTQTKFRDLMMYGKPGALCSTLIRLSNTYGEPHGDAILINKKITHTDLSNMIGATRESVNRMLSDLRKKDALDYENGMIVIKDLVMLQDICHCELCPNEICRI
- a CDS encoding sugar phosphate isomerase/epimerase family protein — protein: MKLGVFLVLFGGLPLEQALDKAAAQGLKAVEIGTGGYPGNAHCNPDVLLENKQAREEFKRAVESRGLTISALSCHGNPLHPQKAVAQEFHDAFVKTVQLAELLEVPVVNTFSGCPGDHEDAKYPNWPVAPWPNDYQEILDWQWNNKVIPYWSEMGRYAAEHHVKIGLELHGGFSVHTPATLLRLREAAGEAIGANLDPSHMWWQGIDPVQAISILGRAGAIHHFHAKDTTIDPVNVNRYGLTDMQPYTMMQNRAWQFRTVGYGHDLKTWADIISALRLYGYDYVVSIEHEDGLMSIDEGFTKAVRNLQQVLVEDSAAEMWWV
- a CDS encoding sugar phosphate isomerase/epimerase family protein, whose product is MTKLGLQLYTVRDHLERDFEGTLRKVAELGYQGVEFAGFYGRTAEQVQEILRETGLTAIGAHTPYTRLKEAIDEELAFNKAIGSRYIIVPYLAEEDRNRWSEIIEDLKKFGEKCKEEDLVLCYHNHDFELTLQHDGKPVLDAIYEQVPEHLLQVELDSCWVAFAGANPLDYIATYTGRLPLVHWKDVVKKADGSPDTVELGRGEIAITEIGDAAIAAGVEWLIVEQDHCAGDSLTSIQTSMEWVRDYAQKGGKLHV
- a CDS encoding Gfo/Idh/MocA family protein; its protein translation is MSKTLKVAIIGCGGIANGKHLPSLAQQPEVEMVAFCDIIEERAAKAAAQYGGENAKVYTDYRQLLEESDAEVVHVCTPNDSHAEITIASLESGRHVMCEKPMAKTAEQARQMLDAAKRTGKKLTIAYQNRFRSDSLYLKEICEKGELGDIYLGKALALRRRAVPTWGVFLDEEKQGGGPLIDIGTHALDLTLWLMNNYEPKSVTGSVFHKLGSRENAANAFGPWNPEEFKVEDSAFGFITMKNGATIILESSWALNIVDIGEAKTLLCGTEGGADMTNGLRINGEKMSRLYETKIDLGSGGVAFFEGKQETEATREARAWVQAILEDKEPLVKPEQALVVTEILEAIYESARTGKTVYFD